CAGCGGCCACCGGGTGCTCACCTCGGGCGTGGAGTGCAGCCCCTGTTTCGAGCGCTTTTGCGCCGAGCCCCGCTGCATGGAAGGCATAACTCCCACCCAAGCGGCCGAGGCCGCTCTGGGCCTGGTTGGCGAAGGATAAAGCATGAACTACCTGGTCACCGGCGCGGCGGGCTTCATCGGCTCCCGGCTGTGCGAGCGGCTCCTGGAACAGGGGCACACCGTCAGGGGCATCGACTGCTTCACCGACTATTATCCCCGTCCGCTCAAGGAAGCCAACCTGGCGGGCTTGCGCGGCCGCCAGGGCTTCGAGCTGGTCGAGGCGGACATCATGGCCGTGGAGCCCGGCGAGCTGCTGGCGGGCATCGAGGTGGCGGTTCATCTGGCCGCTCAGGCCGGGGTGCGCCGTTCCTGGGGCGAGAACTTCGCCATCTACACCCACAACAATCTGCTGACCACCCAGCGCCTGCTGGAAACCGCCAAGACCTCGGGTCTGAAGCGCCTGGTCTACGCCAGCTCCTCCAGCGTGTACGGCGACACCCAGGACCTGCCTATGCGCGAGACCAGCGCCTGCTGGCCGGTGTCGCCCTATGGGGTGAGCAAGTTGGCCGCCGAGCACATGTGCGGCCTGTACTACAAGAACTTCGGGGTGGACACCGCCTCGTTGCGCTATTTCACGGTCTACGGCCCCCGCCAGCGGCCGGACATGGCCTTCCACCGCTTCATCCGCGCGCTGATCGAAGGCGGCACCATCCGCCTGTTCGGCGACGGCGAGCAGTCGCGCGACTTCACCTTCGTGGACGACGTGGTGGCCGCCACCATCGCCGCCGCCACCGCGCCCGGTGCGGCGGGCCAGGTGTTCAACGTAGGCGGCGGTTCGCGGGTGAGCGTGAACCAGGTCATCGCCATGCTGGAGGACATCACCGGCGAGGACGCCAAGGTGGAGCGCCTGGCGGTGGCCAAGGGCGACGTGCGCGACACCGAGGCCGACTGCTCCAAGGCCCGCGAGATCCTGGGCTACGTTCCCTCGGTGAGCCTGGCCCAGGGCCTGGCCGCGGAGACCAAGTGGGTTCAGGAAAATCTCAAACTCTTGCAGGAGGTGTGAGCATGGCCCTTAGCCCGGAGCTGTTGGAAATCCTGGCCTGCCCCCAGTGCAAAGGGCCGGTGGAGCCCACCCCGGACCAGGCCTGGCTGGTCTGCCGCGCCTGCGGCCTGCGCTATCCCGTGCAAGACGACATCCCGGTGATGCTGCCCGAAGAGGCCTCCCCCCTGGAAGATTGAGCATGGCGCTAATCCAACCAGCTCCCCGCCGGGCCCTGGTGATCAAGCTGGGGCACATCGGCGACGTGCTGGTGGCCTCGCCGGTGGCCACGGCCCTCAAGGAGGCCTGGCCCGGGCTGGCCGTGCACATGCTGGTCAACCAGGGCACCGAGGCCATGGTGGAGCACAACCCCCTCATCGACAAGGTGCTGGTGCTCAAGCGGGAACATGTGTCGCGCCTGGCCGAGCTGGCCTGGCAGGCCGGTTTCCTGGCCGCCTTGCGCTCCACCCACTACGACCTGGCCCTGGAGCTGGCCGAGGGCGACCGGGGGGCCTTTTTGGCCTGGATCAGCGGAGCGCCCACCCGGGTGGGTTTCCGGCCCAAAAAGCCGCGCCTGCGGGGACGGGCCTTCACCCATCTGGCCCCGCGCTGGGACGATGAGCACCACATGGTTCAGGCTTTCCTGCGCCAGGTGGAGGCGCTGGGCATCACGCCGAAGGACACGGCGCTCAAGTTCGAGCCCGGGGCCGAGGCCCGGGCCAAAACCAACCAGCTGCTGGACCAGGCCGGAATAGGGCAGGGCGAGTACGCCCTGGTGCACCCCACCTCGCGCTGGATGTTCAAGTCCTGGACGCCCGAGGGCAACGCCGGGCTCATCGCCCATCTGGCGGCCCAGGGGCTCAAGGTGGTGCTCACCACCGGGCCGGACGCCAAGGAGCTGGAGCTGGTGGGGCGCATCAAGGCCCTGACCCCGCCCGAGGCCATAAGCTTGGACCTGAGCGGCCAGCTGGACCTGTACGTCTTGGGCGGGCTCATCGCTTCGGCGCGGCTCTTCGCGGGCGTGGACAGCGCGCCCATGCACATGGCAGCCGCGCTCCAGGTGCCGGTGCTGACCATGTTCGGGCCCTCGGGCGAGGCGATGTGGGGCCCCTGGCACTGCCCGGCCGAGGTGCTGGTGGGCGACTGCCCCGACCATCCCTGCGGCCGCGACGGCTGCCAGGGCAGCAAGAAGAGCCGCTGCTTGGAAGAGATGCCTTTGGAGCGCGTTACCCAGGCGGCGGACCGCCTTTTGGCCGGGACGGCCTGACCATGCGTTTGGGGCTGATCCGCTACAAATACGACCTCACCGGCGGGGCCGAGCGGGTGCTGGGGCTCTTGGCCCGGGGCCTGGTGGCCCGGGGGCACGAGGTGCACGTGGTGGCCTCGGCCTGGCAGGGCGAGCCGCCCGAGGGCGTGGAGCTGCACCAGGTGGCCCCGGCCCAGCCCACGCCCTGGGCTCAAGCGGCGCTAAAGAGCGCGCAAGGCTTGGGCCTGGACTCCTTCCTGAGCATGGAGCGGGTGCCGGGCAGCCCGGTGTTCCGGGCCGGCGACGGGGTGCACGCCGCCTGGCTGGAGCGCCGCGCGCCCTACGAGGGGCGGCTCAAGCGCCTGAGCTTCGGCCTGAACCCCAAGCACCGCGCCCTGTTGGATTTGGAGCGCCGCACCCTGGCCGCGCCCCAGTTGCGCTGGGTCATCGCCATCAGCCGGATGGTGGCCCAGGAGCTTCAGCGCTTCTATCAAGTCCCTGAAAACAAGCTCAGGGTGATCTACAACGCGGTGGACGAGGCGGAGCTGGCCCCTGCCCGCGAGGCGGCCTTTAGGGAGCAGGCCCGCACGGAGCTGGGCCTGGAGCCCGGCCGGCCCGCGCTGTTGTTCCTGGGCTCGGGCTGGGAGCGCAAGGGCCTGGAGTTCGCCCTGGCCGCCCTGGCCAAGGTGCCGGACGCCGTGCTCATGATCGCGGGGCGCGACAAGCCAGCCGCCTGGCAGGCCAAGGCCGCCAAGCTGGGGGTGGGAGAGCGGGCCCGCTTTTTGGGTTTGCAAGCCAAAGTGGCCCCCTTGCTGGCCGCGGCCGACGCCCTGGTGCTGCCCACCATCTACGATCCTTGCTCCATCGCCTGCCTGGAGGCATTGGCCACCGGCACCCCGGTGGTGACCACCCGCGCGGCCGGGGCCAGCGAGCTGGTGGAGGAGGGACTCAGCGGCGCGGTGGTTCCGGCGGCCAAGGAAGTGGACGCCCTGGCCCAGGCCTGCCGCAAGGCCCTGGGCCTGGCCAAGGGCTTTGCCTCGCCGGTGCCCGGCCAGGCCGCCTGGCTGGACCAGACCATGGCCCTGATCGAGGATGCGGCTCTTTGAAGCGGCCTATGCAAATTAAAGTAAATTATTAAATAAACAAAAGAATAAACCATAATTACTAAATAAATAGCGTCATTGCTTCCGCCTTTCCGGCCCATGCTTGCCGCCAAGCCGCGCCGCTGCCCCACCTAAGGCCCGGATGCGCCCTCCGCGCGGCCGCCATGGATAAATCATTACGGTAATGCTATATTTGGCAATCACTTCGCGGGGAGGATCAACCGCTTATGCGCTGTCGGCAACAGGGGAGGCGGATCACAGCATGAACCGGCCCAGGGTATTGGCCGCCTGCACCACGGCCATCGGCGACACCATGTTTTGCAGCCCGGCGCTCATCGCCATGGGACGGCGTTTCGACGTGGACGTGCTGGTGCACCAGAAGCGCCGCCCCCTGCTGCGCGAGAACCCTTACCTGCACCAGGTCTTCCCCTACCGCAACAACCCCCTGAGCCGCACCTACCTGGCCGCTGCCCTGGCCTCGCGGCGCTATGAGAGCCTGGTGGTGTTGCACGCCAACGACGACCTGATTAAGCTAATGCCCCGTTTGCGCTACAATCGCGCGGTGAACATCCAAGGCTGGGACCGGCCGGATCTCAAGCTGACCGCCCTGCCGCGCAATCCCAAGGTGCACGCGGTGGACGAGCGCCTGCGCCTGGCCCAGTGGGCCGGGGCCGAGATCCAGCCCCAGGACCGTTTCATGCGCATGTTCCTCCGGCCCCAGGAGGCCGAGTCGGCCGAGAAATGGCTGCGCGAGCTGGGCATGGCCAGCGGCCGCCCCCGGGTGGGCCTGGTGCTGGGGGCCTCGGCGGGCTACCGCCGCTGGCCGGCGGAGCGCTTCGGCCGGGTGGCGGCCAGCCTGCGCAAGCAGGGCATCGAGGTCATCTACATAGGCGACGCGGCCGAAAAGGATCTGGCCCGCCGGGCCGACGAGATCGCCGGCCACGCCTTCCACCGGGGCTACAACTTGGGCCTGCGCCTGCTGGGCGCGGTGCTCAGCCGCTTGGACCTGGTAATCAGCAACGACACCGGCCCCTTGCATTTGGGGCAGGCGGTGCAGACCCCGGTGCTGGGGCTCTTCGGCCCCACCGACCCGGTGAAGGTGGGCCCTCGCGGCCCCCGCGACCGGGTGATCAAGGTGCAGGCCACCTGCGACCCCTGCCTGGAAAAGGGCTGCCAAGACCCCTTCTGCATGGACCAACTCACCGAGGATATGGTCATCGAGGCAGCCGGCGAAATGCTGGAGCTGGAGGCCTGAGCTGGTCCGTGTCCGTGCTTGCCGGCATATTGAACCCCCTGGTGCTGGGACGCCTGCGCGACGACCCCGGCCCCTTTGACCCCGCCCGGGTGAAGAGCATCCTGGTGGTGCGCAACGACAACATCGGCGACGTGCTCTGCACCACCCCGGCCATCCAGGCCCTGCGCGAGGCCTTTCCCCGGGCCCATCTGGCGGCCATGGTTTGCACCCTTAGCCAGCAGGCCATAGAGGGGCACCCGGCTCTGGACGAGCTTTTGGTCTACCCCAAGGCCAAGCACAAGCACTTTGGGGCCCTGGAGTCCTACCAGCGCATGGGGGCCATGCTGCGCGCGGCGCGGGCCCGGCGTTTCGATCTGGCCGTGGCCTTTCGCGACAGCTTTTCGCCCTCCCAGGCCTGGCTGGCCTATGCCTCCGGGGCGCGCTGGCGCCTGGGGCCCGAGGCGCGGGGCAAGCGAAAGCGCCTGGGCTTTTACTACAACCTGCCCGCGCCCTGGCCGCCCAAGGA
This region of Desulfarculaceae bacterium genomic DNA includes:
- a CDS encoding glycosyltransferase family 4 protein, with translation MRLGLIRYKYDLTGGAERVLGLLARGLVARGHEVHVVASAWQGEPPEGVELHQVAPAQPTPWAQAALKSAQGLGLDSFLSMERVPGSPVFRAGDGVHAAWLERRAPYEGRLKRLSFGLNPKHRALLDLERRTLAAPQLRWVIAISRMVAQELQRFYQVPENKLRVIYNAVDEAELAPAREAAFREQARTELGLEPGRPALLFLGSGWERKGLEFALAALAKVPDAVLMIAGRDKPAAWQAKAAKLGVGERARFLGLQAKVAPLLAAADALVLPTIYDPCSIACLEALATGTPVVTTRAAGASELVEEGLSGAVVPAAKEVDALAQACRKALGLAKGFASPVPGQAAWLDQTMALIEDAAL
- the rfaQ gene encoding putative lipopolysaccharide heptosyltransferase III; amino-acid sequence: MALIQPAPRRALVIKLGHIGDVLVASPVATALKEAWPGLAVHMLVNQGTEAMVEHNPLIDKVLVLKREHVSRLAELAWQAGFLAALRSTHYDLALELAEGDRGAFLAWISGAPTRVGFRPKKPRLRGRAFTHLAPRWDDEHHMVQAFLRQVEALGITPKDTALKFEPGAEARAKTNQLLDQAGIGQGEYALVHPTSRWMFKSWTPEGNAGLIAHLAAQGLKVVLTTGPDAKELELVGRIKALTPPEAISLDLSGQLDLYVLGGLIASARLFAGVDSAPMHMAAALQVPVLTMFGPSGEAMWGPWHCPAEVLVGDCPDHPCGRDGCQGSKKSRCLEEMPLERVTQAADRLLAGTA
- a CDS encoding NAD-dependent epimerase/dehydratase family protein → MNYLVTGAAGFIGSRLCERLLEQGHTVRGIDCFTDYYPRPLKEANLAGLRGRQGFELVEADIMAVEPGELLAGIEVAVHLAAQAGVRRSWGENFAIYTHNNLLTTQRLLETAKTSGLKRLVYASSSSVYGDTQDLPMRETSACWPVSPYGVSKLAAEHMCGLYYKNFGVDTASLRYFTVYGPRQRPDMAFHRFIRALIEGGTIRLFGDGEQSRDFTFVDDVVAATIAAATAPGAAGQVFNVGGGSRVSVNQVIAMLEDITGEDAKVERLAVAKGDVRDTEADCSKAREILGYVPSVSLAQGLAAETKWVQENLKLLQEV
- a CDS encoding glycosyltransferase family 9 protein, with amino-acid sequence MNRPRVLAACTTAIGDTMFCSPALIAMGRRFDVDVLVHQKRRPLLRENPYLHQVFPYRNNPLSRTYLAAALASRRYESLVVLHANDDLIKLMPRLRYNRAVNIQGWDRPDLKLTALPRNPKVHAVDERLRLAQWAGAEIQPQDRFMRMFLRPQEAESAEKWLRELGMASGRPRVGLVLGASAGYRRWPAERFGRVAASLRKQGIEVIYIGDAAEKDLARRADEIAGHAFHRGYNLGLRLLGAVLSRLDLVISNDTGPLHLGQAVQTPVLGLFGPTDPVKVGPRGPRDRVIKVQATCDPCLEKGCQDPFCMDQLTEDMVIEAAGEMLELEA
- a CDS encoding Trm112 family protein; the protein is MALSPELLEILACPQCKGPVEPTPDQAWLVCRACGLRYPVQDDIPVMLPEEASPLED